The proteins below are encoded in one region of Roseovarius bejariae:
- the argJ gene encoding bifunctional glutamate N-acetyltransferase/amino-acid acetyltransferase ArgJ — translation MGATPPRSPLAPAAFPALPEVGGLSLATIEAGVRYEGRTDVMLARLAPGSVVAGAFTRSATRSANVLDCQAKIGTHSDEGAAIIVNSGNSNAFTGKAGDGSVSAICEAVAKATGLPASRVFTSATGVIGERLPHDRITGKVKDLTAALGSASLEDAATAIMTTDTFPKGAGTTIHIDGQPVHIAGIAKGSGMIAPDMATMLVYIFTDAAIDQPTLQTMVSALNDKTFNCITVDSDTSTSDTLLVGATGASGIRVTDTSVGFMEGLRSVMLDLAHQVVRDGEGATKFVEVSVTGAASDADARTHALAIANSPLVKTAIAGEDPNWGRVVMAVGKSGAKADRDTLSIWFGDTLVAKDGWVSPDYSEEKAAAYMKNSELVLHVDLGLGGGTAHVWTCDLTHGYIEINADYRS, via the coding sequence ATGGGTGCCACGCCGCCGCGTTCCCCCTTGGCCCCTGCGGCCTTTCCCGCATTGCCCGAGGTGGGCGGGCTCAGTCTTGCCACCATCGAAGCCGGCGTTCGTTACGAAGGCCGGACCGATGTGATGCTGGCGCGGCTGGCCCCCGGAAGCGTGGTTGCCGGGGCCTTTACCCGCTCGGCCACGCGCTCGGCCAACGTGCTGGATTGTCAGGCCAAGATCGGCACACACTCCGACGAGGGGGCGGCGATCATCGTCAATTCCGGCAACTCAAACGCCTTCACCGGCAAGGCCGGGGATGGCTCGGTTTCCGCGATTTGCGAGGCGGTGGCGAAAGCCACCGGCCTGCCCGCTTCGCGCGTTTTCACCTCGGCCACCGGGGTCATCGGCGAACGCCTGCCGCATGACCGGATCACCGGCAAGGTCAAGGATCTGACTGCGGCCCTCGGCTCCGCCTCGCTCGAAGATGCCGCCACCGCCATCATGACGACCGATACCTTCCCCAAGGGCGCGGGCACCACGATTCACATTGACGGGCAACCCGTGCATATCGCGGGCATCGCCAAGGGTTCGGGCATGATCGCGCCGGATATGGCGACGATGCTGGTCTATATCTTCACCGATGCCGCGATTGATCAGCCGACCTTGCAAACCATGGTTTCGGCCCTCAACGACAAGACCTTCAACTGCATCACCGTCGATAGCGACACCTCCACTTCCGACACGCTTCTGGTGGGGGCCACCGGGGCCTCGGGCATCCGCGTGACCGACACCAGCGTCGGCTTCATGGAGGGGCTGCGCAGCGTGATGTTGGACCTTGCCCATCAGGTCGTGCGCGACGGCGAGGGGGCCACGAAATTCGTCGAGGTTTCGGTTACTGGCGCGGCCAGCGATGCCGATGCCCGCACCCATGCGCTTGCCATCGCCAATTCGCCCCTCGTCAAAACCGCCATCGCGGGGGAAGACCCCAACTGGGGCCGGGTGGTCATGGCCGTCGGCAAATCCGGCGCCAAGGCCGACCGCGACACCCTGTCGATCTGGTTCGGCGACACGCTGGTCGCCAAGGATGGTTGGGTCAGCCCCGACTACAGCGAGGAAAAGGCCGCCGCCTACATGAAGAACTCCGAACTGGTGCTGCATGTGGACCTTGGCCTTGGCGGCGGCACCGCCCATGTCTGGACCTGCGATCTGACCCACGGGTATATCGAGATCAACGCGGATTACCGTTCATGA
- the mutT gene encoding 8-oxo-dGTP diphosphatase MutT yields the protein MKTVLVSAVALIDVDGRILLTQRPEGKSMAGLWEFPGGKVEPGETPEHALIRELQEELGIDTWESCLAPLTFASHSYEDFHLLMPLYACRKWEGFPQGREGQTLKWARVNELRDYPMPPADIPLIPILRDWL from the coding sequence ATGAAGACCGTTCTTGTCTCGGCCGTGGCCCTGATCGATGTCGATGGCCGTATCCTTCTGACCCAACGCCCCGAAGGCAAATCCATGGCGGGCCTGTGGGAGTTTCCGGGCGGCAAGGTGGAACCCGGCGAAACCCCTGAACACGCCCTGATCCGTGAGTTGCAGGAGGAGTTGGGCATCGACACTTGGGAAAGCTGCCTCGCGCCGCTGACCTTCGCCAGCCATTCTTACGAAGACTTCCACCTGCTTATGCCGCTCTATGCCTGCCGCAAGTGGGAGGGCTTCCCGCAAGGCCGCGAGGGGCAAACCCTGAAATGGGCGCGGGTGAACGAGCTGCGCGACTATCCCATGCCGCCCGCCGACATCCCCCTTATCCCGATCCTGCGCGACTGGCTCTGA
- a CDS encoding DUF5671 domain-containing protein, protein MKNSDQIAAFVHEALNAGRSRTEIQQALHQAGWTNSEIDTGLKAWDDTAFLPPVPLPRPFVSARESFLYGLIFIALGMTAWHLVMLGINLIDYAWPDPDGTGGRFYRLSSIRWSMATLIVFFPLFAWLNRRAERATMADMGLRRSVVRKWVGYIVLFLAALSLLGTLVFVLFTFLDGEATLQFLAKSAVVAAVSGVIFLYYRAQLAEDGDGE, encoded by the coding sequence ATGAAGAACTCCGATCAGATCGCCGCCTTCGTGCACGAGGCGCTGAACGCGGGCCGCTCGCGCACCGAGATTCAACAAGCCCTGCATCAGGCCGGTTGGACCAACAGCGAAATCGACACCGGCCTCAAGGCATGGGACGATACCGCTTTCTTGCCGCCCGTCCCGCTTCCGCGCCCCTTTGTTTCGGCGCGCGAGTCCTTTCTGTATGGCCTGATCTTCATCGCGCTGGGCATGACCGCATGGCATCTGGTGATGCTGGGGATCAACCTGATCGACTATGCCTGGCCCGACCCGGATGGAACGGGCGGCAGATTCTATCGACTGTCCTCGATACGCTGGTCCATGGCGACGCTGATCGTCTTTTTCCCGCTTTTCGCATGGCTCAACCGCCGGGCGGAACGTGCGACCATGGCCGACATGGGGCTGCGTCGTTCGGTTGTACGCAAATGGGTGGGCTATATCGTCCTGTTCCTTGCCGCGCTGTCGCTTCTGGGCACCCTCGTTTTCGTGCTTTTCACCTTTCTGGATGGCGAGGCAACGCTTCAATTCCTTGCCAAGTCCGCCGTGGTGGCGGCGGTGTCGGGGGTGATCTTTCTCTATTACCGGGCGCAACTGGCGGAGGACGGCGATGGCGAATAA